The Microcebus murinus isolate Inina chromosome 4, M.murinus_Inina_mat1.0, whole genome shotgun sequence genome has a segment encoding these proteins:
- the NUMA1 gene encoding nuclear mitotic apparatus protein 1 isoform X1, with the protein MTLHATRAAALLSWVNSLHVADPVEAVLQLQDCSVFIKIIDRIHGTEEGQQILQQPVPTRLDFVCSFLQKNRKHPSSPECLVSVQKVMEGSELELAKVTMLLLYHSTMSSKSPRDWEQFEYKIQAELAAILKFVLDHEDGLNLNEDLENFLQKAPIPSTCFSDELSPPSHQAKREVHFLELQKIASSSSGNNFLPGSPASPMGDILQTPQFQMRRLKKQLADERNNRDELELELAENRKLLTEKDAQMAVMQQRIDRLALLNEKQAASPLEPRELEELRGKNESLTMRLHETLKQCQDLKMEKGQMDRKINQLSEENGDLSFKLREFASHLQQLQSALNELTEEHSKASREWVEKQTRLEKELSTALQDKKCLEEKNEILQGKLSQLEEHLAQLQENPPQKGEVLGDVLQLETLKQEAATLATNNAQLQARVETLETQRGQQEAKLLAEQKHFAEEKQQLASLVTDLQSSVSNLSQAKEEMEQASQAQGAQLTAQVASLTSELTTLKATLQQQDQDLAGLKQHAKKEQAQLAQALQQQEQACQGLRQQVEQLSSSLKQKEQQLKEAAKEQEVTRRDHAQQLAAAAAELEAALKERDAAHQKLEALETEKASKLEILKQQLEAAHEARDSAQTSVTQAQREKAELSQKVEELQSHFEAAHQEQRQAQAQVAKLEAQLRFEQQKAAERERMAQEKDNLQEQLQALEESLNVTKVSLEEEKRRATDTLEEQQRCISELKEETRRLMEQHKRERKELEEEKAERKGLEARLQQLGESRQAETDALRRELAEAVASQHRAESECEQLVKEVATWRKRYEDSQQEEAQYGAMFQEQLMTLKEEREKARQELQEAKEKVAGIEARSELQIGRQQNELAQLHASLAGALQQVQEKEVRAQKLADDLSTLQEKMAATSKEVARLEALVRKAGEQQETASRELLKEPPRAGERESEWLEEPQGRQFCSTQAALQAMEREAEQMGSELERLRAALMESQGQQQEERGQQEREVARLTEERGRAQADLALEKAAKAELEMRLQNALNEQRVEFATLQEALAHALAEKEGKDQELAKLRGLEAAQKAELGELQQAMERLKEQLAKKEKEHQQSSGMTNKEDASSSGARSAAAGRTEPAGPEWEALRAEVSKLEQQCRRQQEQASNLERSLESERASRAERDSALEALRGQLEEKTQELGHSQGTLASAQRELATLRAKAQDHSKAEDEWKAQVARAQQEAERKNSLINSLEEEVSILNRQVLEKEGESKELKRLVMAESEKSQKLEERLRLLQAETASNSARAAERSSALREEVQSLREEAEKQRVASENLRQELASQAERAEELGQELKAWQEKFFQKEQALSALQLEHTSTQALVSELLPAKHLCQQLQAEQAAAEKRHREELEQSKQAAGGLRAELMRAQRELGELVPLRQKVAEQERVAQQLRAEKASYAEQLSMLKKAHGLLAEENRGLGERANLGRQFLEVELDQAREKYVQELAAVRADAETRLAEMQREAQSTARELEVMTAKYEGAKVKVLEERQRFQEERQKLTAQVEQLEVFQREQTKQVEELSKKLADCDQASKVQQQKLKAFQAQGGESQQEAQRLQAQLNELQAQLSQKEQAAEHYKLQMEKAKTHYDAKKQQNQELQEQLRGLEQLQKENKELRGEAERLSHELQQAGLKTKEAEQTCRHLTAQVRTLEAQVAHADQQLRELGKFQVVTDALKSREPQAKPQLDLSVDSLDLSCEEGTPLSITSKLSRTQPDGTSIPAEPASPISQRLPPKVESLESLYFTPIPARGQAPLESSLDSLGDVFLDSGRKTRSARRRTTQIINITMTKKLDVEEPDSANSSFYSTQSAPASQAGLRATSSTRSLARLGSPDDGNSALLSLPGYRPTTRSSTRRSQAGVSSGAPPGRNSFYMDTCQDEPEQLDDWNRIAELQQRNRVCPPHLKTCYPLESRPSLSLATITDEEMKTGDPQETLRRASMQPTQIAEGTGITTRQQRKRVSLEPHQGPGTPESKKATSCFPRPMTPRDRHEGRKQSTTEAHKKAAPAAKQADRRQSMAFSILNTPKKLGNSFLRRGASKKALSKASPNTRSGTRRSPRIATTTASAATAATPRAKGKAKH; encoded by the exons GTGACCATGCTGCTCTTATATCACTCTACTATGAGCTCCAAAAGTCCTAGGGACTGGGAACAATTTGAATATAAGATTCAG GCTGAGTTAGCTGCCATTCTTAAATTTGTACTGGACCATGAGGATGGGCTAAACCTCAATGAGGACCTAGAGAACTTCTTGCAGAAGG CTCCTATTCCTTCTACCTGCTTCTCTGACGAGCTCTCCCCACCGAGCCACCAGGCCAAGAGGGAAGTTCATTTCCTAGAACTGCAGAAGATTGCCTCCTCTTCCAGTGGGAACAA CTTCCTCCCAGGCTCTCCAgcctcacccatgggtgacatcCTGCAGACCCCACAGTTCCAGATGAGACGGCTGAAGAAGCAGCTCGCAGATGAGAGAAACAACCGGGatgagctggagctggagctggctgAGAACCGCAAGCTCCTCACTGAGAAGG ATGCACAGATGGCCGTGATGCAGCAGCGCATTGACCGCCTGGCCCTACTGAACGAGAAGCAGGCGGCCAGCCCACTGGAGCCCAGGGAGCTGGAGGAGCTACGGGGCAAGAATGAGAG CCTCACCATGCGGCTGCACGAGACCCTGAAGCAATGCCAGGACCTGAAGATGGAGAAGGGCCAGATGGATCGCAAGATTAACCAGCTTTCTGAGGAGAATGGAGACCTCTCCTTTAAA CTGCGGGAGTTTGCCAGTCACCTGCAGCAACTACAGAGTGCCCTCAATGAACTGACAGAGGAGCACAGCAAGGCCTCTCGGGAGTGGGTGGAGAAGCAGACCCGTCTGGAGAAGGAGCTCAGCACAGCCCTGCAGGACAAG AAATGCCTTgaagagaagaatgaaatcctTCAGGGAAAACTTTCACAGCTGGAAGAGCATTTGGCCCAGCTACAGGAGAACCCACCCCAGAAGGGCGAGGTGCTGGGTGACGTCTTGCAG CTGGAAACCCTGAAGCAAGAGGCAGCCACTCTTGCTACAAACAACGCCCAGCTTCAAGCAAGGGTAGAGACGCTGGAGACCCAGCGTGGCCAGCAGGAAGCCAAGCTGCTCGCGGAACAGAAACACTTTGCAGAAGAAAAGCAGCAGCTGGCTAGCCTGGTCACCGACCTGCAGAGCTCTGTCTCTAACCTCAGCCAGGCCAAGGAAGAAATGGAGCAGGCCTCCCAGGCTCAGGGGGCCCAGCTGACTGCCCAGGTGGCCTCTCTGACCTCTGAGCTCACCACACTCAAGGCCACCCTCCAGCAGCAGGATCAAGACCTGGCTGGCCTGAAGCAGCACGCCAAAAAGGAGCAGGCCCAGCTAGCACAGGCCCTGCAACAGCAAGAACAGGCCTGCCAGGGCCTCCGCCAGCAGGTGGAGCAGCTGAGCAGCAGCCTGAAGCAGAAGGAGCAGCAGTTGAAGGAAGCAGCCAAGGAGCAGGAGGTAACCAGGCGGGACCATGCCCAGCAACTGGCCGCTGCTGCTGCGGAGCTAGAGGCTGCCTTGAAGGAGCGGGATGCAGCTCATCAGAAGCTGGAGGCCCTGGAGACGGAGAAAGCCTCCAAGCTAGAGATTCTGAAGCAGCAACTTGAGGCTGCTCATGAAGCCCGAGACAGTGCCCAGACCTCAGTGACACAGGCCCAGCGGGAGAAGGCAGAGCTGAGCCAGAAGGTGGAGGAACTCCAGAGCCATTTTGAGGCAGCCCACCAGGAGCAgcgccaggcccaggcccaggtggCAAAGCTAGAGGCCCAGCTGAGGTTTGAGCAGCAAAAAGCAGCTGAGAGAGAAAGGATGGCCCAGGAGAAGGACAACCTCCAAGAGCAGCTCCAGGCCCTTGAGGAGTCCCTGAATGTCACCAAGGTCAGCCTTGAAGAGGAGAAGCGCAGGGCCACAGATACCTTGGAAGAGCAGCAACGTTGTATCTCTGAGCTGAAGGAAGAGACCCGAAGACTGATGGAGCAGCATAAGCGGGAACGGAAGGAGCtagaagaagagaaggcagagcgCAAGGGGCTGGAGGCTCGATTACAGCAGCTTGGGGAGAGCCGTCAGGCTGAGACTGACGCCCTGCGGAGGGAGCTGGCAGAGGCCGTGGCCTCCCAGCACAGGGCTGAGAGCGAATGTGAGCAGCTCGTCAAAGAGGTAGCCACCTGGCGTAAGCGCTATGAGGATAGCCAGCAAGAGGAGGCGCAGTATGGTGCCATGTTCCAGGAACAGCTGATGACCCTCAAGGAGGAACGTGAGAAGGCCCGCCAGGAGCTGCAGGAGGCAAAGGAGAAGGTGGCAGGGATAGAGGCGCGCAGCGAGCTCCAGATAGGCCGGCAGCAGAACGAGCTAGCCCAGCTCCATGCCAGCCTGGCTGGAGCCCTCCAGCAGGTCCAGGAGAAGGAGGTCAGGGCCCAGAAGCTTGCGGACGACCTTTCCACTTTGCAGGAGAAAATGGCTGCCACCAGCAAGGAGGTGGCCCGCCTAGAGGCCTTGGTGCGCAAGGCAGGTGAGCAGCAGGAAACAGCCTCCCGGGAGCTACTCAAGGAGCCCCCGAGGGCAGGAGAAAGAGAGTCTGAGTGGCTGGAAGAGCCGCAGGGACGCCAGTTCTGCAGCACGCAGGCAGCGCTGCAGGCCATGGAGCGGGAGGCAGAGCAAATGGGCAGTGAGCTGGAGCGGCTTCGGGCCGCGCTGATGGAGAGCCAGGGACAGCAGCAGGAGGAGCGTGGGcagcaggagagggaggtggcacGGCTGACCGAGGAGCGGGGTCGGGCTCAAGCCGATCTGGCCCTGGAGAAGGCAGCCAAGGCAGAGCTTGAGATGCGGCTGCAGAATGCCCTTAACGAGCAGCGTGTGGAGTTTGCTACCCTGCAAGAGGCGCTGGCCCATGCCCTGGCCGAAAAGGAGGGCAAGGACCAGGAGCTGGCCAAGCTGCGTGGTCTGGAGGCAGCacagaaggcagagctgggggagCTTCAGCAAGCCATGGAGCGACTGAAGGAACAGCTGGCTAAGAAAGAGAAGGAGCACCAGCAGTCTTCAGGGATGACCAACAAAGAAGATGCATCCAGCTCAGGAGCCCGATCTGCGGCTGCTGGCAGGACAGAGCCAGCAGGCCCTGAGTGGGAGGCGCTGCGGGCAGAAGTGAGCAAGTTGGAGCAGCAGTGCCGGCGGCAGCAGGAGCAGGCCAGCAACCTGGAGCGCAGCCTTGAGTCTGAGCGGGCCTCCCGGGCTGAGAGGGACAGCGCTCTGGAGGCTCTACGGGGCCAGTTGGAAGAGAAGACCCAGGAGCTGGGGCACAGTCAGGGTACCTTAGCCTCTGCTCAAAGGGAGCTGGCCACACTCCGCGCCAAGGCCCAAGACCATAGCAAGGCTGAGGATGAGTGGAAGGCCCAGGTGGCCCGGGCCCAGCAGGAGGCTGAGAGAAAAAACAGCCTCATCAACAGCTTGGAGGAGGAGGTGTCCATCCTCAATCGCCAGGTCCtggagaaagaaggggagagcAAGGAGTTGAAGCGGCTGGTTATGGCCGAGTCAGAGAAGagccagaagctggaagagaggcTGCGGCTGCTCCAGGCAGAGACAGCCAGCAACAGCGCCAGGGCCGCAGAACGCAGCTCCGCTCTGCGGGAGGAGGTGCAGAGCCTCCGGGAGGAGGCTGAGAAACAGCGGGTGGCTTCAGAGAACCTGCGGCAGGAGCTGGCTTCCCAGGCAGAGCGAGCGGAGGAGCTGGGCCAAGAATTGAAGGCGTGGCAGGAGAAGTTCTTCCAGAAGGAGCAAGCCCTCTCTGCCCTGCAGCTTGAGCACACCAGCACGCAGGCCCTGGTGAGCGAGCTGCTGCCAGCCAAGCACCTCTGCCAGCAGCTGCAGGCTGAGCAGGCAGCTGCTGAGAAACGCCACCGCGAGGAGCTGGAGCAGAGTAAGCAGGCGGCTGGCGGGCTGCGGGCGGAGCTGATGCGGGCCCAGCGGGAACTTGGGGAGCTGGTGCCCCTGCGGCAGAAGGTGGCAGAGCAGGAGCGAGTGGCCCAGCAGCTGCGGGCAGAGAAGGCCAGCTACGCAGAGCAGCTGAGCATGCTGAAAAAGGCGCATGGCCTGCTGGCGGAGGAGAACCGGGGGCTGGGTGAGCGGGCCAACCTCGGCCGGCAGTTTCTGGAGGTGGAGCTGGACCAGGCCCGGGAGAAGTATGTCCAAGAGTTGGCAGCTGTGCGTGCTGACGCTGAGACCCGGCTGGCAGAGATGCAACGTGAAGCACAGAGCACTGCCCGGGAGCTGGAGGTGATGACTGCCAAGTATGAGGGTGCCAAGGTCAAGGTCCTGGAGGAGAGGCAGCGGTTCCAGGAAGAGAGGCAGAAACTCACTGCCCAG GTGGAGCAGCTAGAGGTATTTCAGAGAGAGCAGACTAAGCAG gtGGAAGAACTGAGTAAGAAGCTGGCTGACTGTGACCAAGCCAGCAAGGTGCAGCAGCAGAAGCTGAAG GCTTTccaggctcagggaggtgagAGCCAGCAGGAGGCCCAACGCCTCCAGGCCCAGCTGAATgagctgcaggcccagctgaGCCAGAAGGAGCAAGCAGCAGAGCACTACAAGCTGCAG ATGGAGAAAGCCAAGACCCATTATGATGCCAAGAAACAGCAGAACCAAGAGTTGCAGGAGCAGCTGCGGGGCCTGGAGCAGCTGCAGAAGGAGAACAAGGAGCTGCGGGGTGAAGCCGAGAGGCTGAGCCATGAGCTGCAGCAGGCTGGGCTGAAGACTAAGGAGGCTGAACAGACCTGCCGCCACCTTACTGCCCAGGTGCGCACCCTAGAGGCACAG GTTGCCCATGCAGATCAGCAGCTTCGAGAACTTGGCAAATTCCAAGTGGTGACAGATGCCTTGAAGAGCCGTGAGCCCCAGGCTAAGCCCCAGTTGGACTTGAGTGTTGACAGCCTGGATTTGAGCTGCGAGGAGGGGACCCCACTCAGTATCACCAG CAAGCTGTCCCGTACCCAGCCAGATGGTACCAGCATCCCTGCAGAACCAGCCTCACCCATCTCCCAGCGCCTGCCCCCCAAGGTAGAGTCCCTGGAGAGTCTCTACTTCACCCCCATCCCTGCTCGGGGTCAGGCTCCCCTGGAGAGCAGCCTGGACTCCCTGGGCGATGTCTTCCTGGACTCAGGCCGTAAGACCCGCTCTGCTCGTCGGCGCACCACACAAATCATCAACATCACCATGACCAAG AAGCTAGATGTGGAAGAGCCAGACAGTGCCAACTCATCCTTCTATAGCACGCAGTCTGCCCCTGCTTCCCAGGCTGGCCTGCGGGCCACCTCCTCTACCCGGTCTCTAGCCCGCCTGGGCTCTCCCGATGATGGCAACTCGGCTCTGCTCAGCCTGCCTGGCTACCGGCCCACCACTCGCAGCTCTACTCGCCGCTCCCAGGCCGGGGTGTCCAGTGGGGCTCCTCCAG GAAGGAACAGCTTCTACATGGACACTTGCCAGGATGAGCCCGAACAGCTGGATGACTGGAACCGCATCGCAGAGTTGCAGCAGCGCAATCGAGTGTGCCCCCCACACTTGAAGACCTGCTATCCCCTGGAGTCCAGG CCTTCCCTGAGCCTGGCCACCATCACAGATGAGGAGATGAAAACCGGAGACCCCCAGGAGACCCTGCGCCGAGCCAGCATGCAGCCAACCCAGATAGCTGAGGGCACTGGCATCACCACCCGGCAGCAGCGCAAACGCGTCTCCTTAGAGCCCCACCAGGGCCCTGGCACCCCTGAG TCCAAGAAGGCCACCAGCTGTTTCCCACGCCCTATGACTCCCCGGGACCGACATGAAGGGCGCAAACAGAGCACTACTGAGGCCCATAAGAAAGCAGCTCCAGCTGCTAAACAG GCTGACCGGCGCCAGTCCATGGCCTTCAGCATCCTCAACACGCCCAAGAAGCTGGGGAACAGCTTTCTACGGCGGGGGGCCTCAAAGAAGGCCCTGTCCAAGGCCTCCCCAAACACCCGCAGTGGAACCCGCCGCTCTCCGCGCATTGCCACCACCACTGCCAGCGCTGCCACTGCTGCCACCCCTCGAGCCAAGGGCAAG gCAAAGCACTAA